In Pseudomonas saponiphila, the genomic stretch CGCCTACACCGAACTCGGATCGGCTTTTTCAGTGTCGATCCGATAACGTTTCAAGGCGTCGCTGATCTGCCTGTAAGGGAACTCCCCGTCATCGACCAGCGCTTTCAACGCTGCCAAGGCAATGAAGTGTTGGCGGCAATGCCGAGCAATGCCTGCAGGTTTTCCCGATTAGTGGATGGGCCGAAAACGTCGGTATCAGGCGGAAGCTGAATTGCTCATGTGCTGTTACGTTTCCATTGCAGAAATCCTGACCGAAGGGGTAGTATTTTTTCTGTCATCCCGGCACTTTATGCTGGTGCCGACGGTCAATGGACACAGAGTTATTCAATCAACCGAGAAAGGAGTCCGCGATGGACGAATACCAAGAGGAACTGCTGGAGTATCAAGCTTTCGAGCTCGATCCTCTGGAACCAGCAGAAGACGCCACCGAGCTGTAACGCCGGTGGCGTTTTTTTTAGCCGAACTGCCGATGGCTGCGGCGGAACTCTCCCGGAGTCTGGCCGTTCCAGCGTTTGAAAGCTCGTTGAAACGCCTCGGCTGAGGCAAAGCCCAACAGATAGGCAATCTCGCCGAACGCCAGTTCGGTATCGCGGATGTAGGTCATGGCCAGGTCGCGCCGGGTGTCATTGAGAATCGCCCGGAACTGCGTCCCTTCTTCCGCCAGCTTGCGCCGCAAGGTCCAGGTCGGCAGCTTCAGGCGCATCGCCACTTCTTCCAGGTCGGGCTCACGGCCCCCATTGAGCAAAGGTCCCAGCAATTGAATGATGCGCTCGCGCAGGCTGCGAGTGCGGGTCAGTTGTTCCAGCTCCCTTTCGCACAACTGCAGCAGATGACGCCAGGTACTCGGGCAATGCTCCGGGTTGCGCAGGGCCAGGCTGGCTTGGCTCAGGCGCAGCTGGTTCTGCTCGACGCCAAATTGAATGGGCGTGGGGCCGAGTACAGCGTAGGCATCGTGATAGTCCGGGCGTTCGAACTCGATTTCGATCTGTTCAGCGTGGATCGGCTGAGCGGCGACGCTGGACAGTTGCTGTAGCCAGCCGGCAATCACCGAGTCCACCACGAAGCGGTTGTAGGCGTTGTATGGGCTGATGGAGTAGAAGCGCAGCCAGGCGCCGCTGGCATCCTCGTGAAAGCTCGACTGGCCACGATAATTGGAGCCGTGCAAGGCTTCGAAACGGGTCAGGCAGCGGGCCGCTTCACGCACGCTGGGCGCCTGCGCCGCAGTGACCCCGGCCAGGCCCACCTGACTCAGGCGGCTCAGGCGGCCCATGCGCAGGCCCAGGGCCGGGTCGCCGGTGAGCTGGATCGCTGCATGGCCCAGGCGCATGTAACGTGGAATCGACAGCCGCGCCCCGGCTTCCGCCAGGCGTGCGCTGTCCAGGGCATATTGTTCGAGCAGCGGGGCGGGGTCCTGGCCGTGGCTGCGCACCGCATCGGCCAGGCTATGGACGAAGCCCACCGACAAGTCGCCCAGGCGCATCGGTGTGTTCTTCATCGCGCTACAGCCAGAGGTTCAGTAGGCGGGCGCCATGGTTGCCCTGGTCGACGAAGGTTTGGCCGTTGCTGCAGACAAAGCTCTGGCCGCTGCTGCCCTGGTCCCAGAACTGGCCGCGCAGGAACACGTTGACCCCGGCGCTGGCCTGGCTCTGGGGCGCGCGGGAAGTGAGGGTCAGGCGCTGCCAGGCTTCGCCCAGGCTTTGGGCCTCGGGTTGCAGGTTGGCTGCCGGGGGCATGTCACGCTCGCGGCGCAAAGGTTGTTTCCAGCTATCGCGACCCTTGATGAAGGCTGGCGCCACCACCAGTTGCACACCCTGCCGGTCGAGTTGTCGATAGTTGTCGGGGTACCAGCTGTCACTGCCGATCAGCACCCCGAGGCGGCCGGCCGGGGTATCGATCACCTGCAGCCCTTGCCGGGTATCGCCGCGCACGAAGCCACCTGTGGCCCTTTCGGGAAAGATCTGCCGCTGCGGCTGGCCGATCGGCAAGCCATCGCTGCCGAACACCAGGCTGCTGTTGTACAGGGCGCCGCTGCCGATCTGCAGCTGGCCCTGGTTGACGCTGGGGTCGGGCAGGATGATCGAGCCGGCCACCAGGGTCACCTGGAATTCCCTGGCCAGGCCGCCAAACAGCAGTTGGTAGTCCTTGGCCATTTTCTTCGCCTTCATGCGCAGGTAGGCGTCGTCCAGACGGCTTTGCCCCTTGGCGCCGAGCAGCGCCTTGAGGAAGGGCAGAGGGTTGCTCACCGCCAGCCAGTTCATGGCTTCGCGTTGCGTTCGAGCCTGGTACAGCTCGTTCTTCTCGCCGCCGACCATCAGCCAGGTGCCGATGTGTTCCGGCAGCACCACCACGGTCTTGGCATTCACCAGGCCCTGGTCGCGAGCCTGTTGCAGGTAGGCCGCGAGCTTGCGGTGCAGGCGCTCGGTGCTCTGGTAGTCGGTGGGAAAGAGTTCCGCCTGAATCGCCAGCAGGTTGCCATGGTCGCCAGGGGTGCCCTGATCCACCGCCAGCTGGATTCGCAGATCCGACAGGTAGTGCGCGCCCGGCCGTTCGCGGGTCCATAGGGCATAGCTGCCGAGCGCTGCGATCAGCGCCGAGAACAGGCAGAGATAGAGGAATTTGCGCATGGGGATGCAGTCAGCGACCGTGTGCAGGAAGCGGCGATTTTCGCTCAAATTGCCGTTGGAAGATATGCAAAATTAATGGGTTACTGAAAGCCGCTGCCGATTGAGCAAGGCCTGCTCCTGGTGTCGACGGCTGGTTTCCGGGCGGCTGAGGGCCTGCCAAGGGCGGATTCGCCTGCCTGGCTTCCTCACGGCTCGGCCAGGGGCGCGACCTGTTCGCGCCATAGTCGGGCCCAGTCCTGAGCCCAGCAGCAATGGTGGTCATAGCCGGAAATCACCCTGAGGCGGGTGTTGCTCGCTATTGGATGGTCAGCGATGAATGCTTTGGCCAGTTGCGCAGGCATGACGCTGTCCGCCTCGCCCACCAGGTGCAACTGCGGCACATGGGCCAGCGCCGGGTACAGGGCGGCCGGATTCAGCGAAGCCCCGAGTGGCGCGACCCGGTGATAGCGCGTCCAGGCTGCAGGATCGAGGTTGCCGGCCACCGTAACGATTCGCTCCACATCACTGCGACGTGCCGCCAGTAGCAGGGCCAGGGCGCCGCCGCCCGAGTAACCGACGATGATCAGCCGTTGTGCGCCGGCGCGCGCTTTCAGCTGGTCGAGCGCCTGATCAAGGCTTGTAACCACCTCTTCGGAAAACCGCGCATCCGTCCAGTAGCGTGCATGGCAGGGCGCGGTGGTGCCCAGGTATTGGCAAGGGCGGCCCAGGTAGGCAGCGTTGCCTGTCGGCTGCGCCATGGCCAGGCGCAGCGCCATGGGGTCCAGCGGGGTCGGGTCAGGGGAGGGCTGGCGGGTGTTGAGCCAGGCCAGGCCGTCGCCCTCGATATAGAGCGTGAGCATCTGGCTTGGGGCGTAATTGTGCGGCTCATAGGCTTGCAGTCGAAAAGCTCCGGCCTGCAACTCTAGCGCCCGCCAGTGGTGTGTGTCTGCCAGGGTCGTGATTTGCTCCCGGCGTTGATCCGGCGATGGAAGTGAAGTGCAAGCCACCAGCAAGGCGCTGATGGCCAGCAGCAATGACCGTTGCAGTCGCATGGGCGGGAGCTCCTTGAGTGGGCGCGTGTTGTCCCTGGTCGCGGGGAGTTGCCGATCGGGCCTTGTCTGCGCCGCGCCCAGGGACGCGGCAGAGCCTGGACCGGGGCAGGTTCTAGAACGCCCAGCGGGCCTTGATTGAGGCGCCTTGATGGGTGAAGCCGCTGCGCAGTTCGGCATCGTAACGCAGGCCCAATTCGCTGCCGTTGTCCAGGGTATGGGTCAGGCCCAGGCCCCCGCGGGCCAGCCATGGTTCGAGGTCCAGGCCCCTGGTGTGAAATGTCGCACCAGGCGCGCCGGCATAGGCTGAGGTGATGGCGCCGCCATCGTCGAGCACATCGTAGCCGGCGCCCAGATTGACACTGGCCACCGTGGTCTGGCTCAGGGCGTAGTTGAGCTTGCCGTCGAGGCTCAGCAGCAGTTCCTCGCTGGTGTTGCGGTCGACCTTCAGGTTGAGCGCAGCGGCGCCTTTCTCCTGATAGGCGTCGCTGCCGATCCAGGTGTAGTCGGCGCGGGCCGAAGGCACGAACGTCAGTTGTTCGCTCAGGCGCAGGTTGTGGCCGATGCCCACGCCGGCATGCAGGTTGTAGCCGTCATGGTTGCCCTTGGCGGTGGCATCGGCGAATGGCATGTGGCGGGTGCTCCTGGAACGGTTCTGGCCGCCGTCGAGCTGGTAGTTCAGCTCGGTTTCGGGAGCCAGGGCGTAGCTGCCGTAACCGATCAACTGGTAGGTGTCGATCTTCACGTTCTGCGGGGCGATGCGCGAATCGTTGCTCAGGTCGGTGCGGGCATAGGCGAATGCCAGGCCCAGGCGCGCGTACTCGGAGGTGGCGGCATCGGCGCCGATTGCCAGGCCCTGAGTGTTGGCGTCGTAGCCGGAGACACCCCCTCGTGCGTCCTGTTCGGCCCAGGAGCCGAATGTCTTGATCCACAGGTTGTTCTCGGCCTGCACGGCGTCGCCGGAGGACAGCCCGCTGTTGCTTTCCTGGCGGGCCTGGATCACCCGGTTGATGCCGGCCAGGGTGCTGCTGGTGGCGTTCCGGGCGTTACCGGCGGCTGTTGGCAGGGTTTGCGAAACGGCGTTGGAGACGTCCCTTTCGCTGCTCAGGCCGACGAAGTGCCTGGCCAGCTCGCCAGTGGGGTTGGCGCTGAAGGCCTGGTCGAGTACCCGGGCGGCGCCCAGCGCAGGGCTGTTGCCCAGGTTGCGCACGCTTTGTTCCACCAGCCCGCCAGGGCTGCCATCGGAGCCGCCCGCGGCGGCCAGGGTCAAGTCCACTGCATTGCCGTTCTTGATCGCGCCGAAGTTGAACAGCAGGGAGTTGTCGGTGACGGCAAAGGTGCCATCGCTGACCAGGGTTCCAGCGCTGAGAATGCCCTGCAGGCTCTTGCTGTTGAAGCGATAGCCGGGGTCGGTCACATCGACGTCGATCCTGGCGTTGCTGGGCAGGCTGGCGACGCCATCGACCCGCAGTTGGGCGTAGCTGCTGTCATTCGCCACGCCAATCTTCAGGGTGCCGCTGGCGCTCTGCGAATAGTCGCCGTGCACGGTGCCGGTCACATCGCTGGCCAGGGCCAGGGTGCCGCTGTTGTGCAGGCCGTTGCTCAGGCTCAGGCCATTGGCCATGGCGCTGGTGGATGGGCTGTTGCGCAGATTGAAGAGGGCGCCCTGTTCCACGTTGAAGCTTCGTACCTGGAAGGCATTGCTGCTGCTGAACACCGCGCCGGATTTGACGCTGACATCGCTGGTGCTGGCACGCACATCGCCCTGGAAGGCCGCCGTGTCATTGCCGCTGATGTCGATGTTGGCCAGGCTCGCGCCGCTGTCGGAGGCAACATAGACGGCATACTTGCCGCCCTGGATGAGCCCGCTGTTGCTGAGCCTGTCGACCGTGGAGTGGCTACCGATGTTCAAACCGATGTCGCCGCCCTTGAGGGTTGCCGTGGATTCGTTGGCA encodes the following:
- a CDS encoding AraC family transcriptional regulator, producing MKNTPMRLGDLSVGFVHSLADAVRSHGQDPAPLLEQYALDSARLAEAGARLSIPRYMRLGHAAIQLTGDPALGLRMGRLSRLSQVGLAGVTAAQAPSVREAARCLTRFEALHGSNYRGQSSFHEDASGAWLRFYSISPYNAYNRFVVDSVIAGWLQQLSSVAAQPIHAEQIEIEFERPDYHDAYAVLGPTPIQFGVEQNQLRLSQASLALRNPEHCPSTWRHLLQLCERELEQLTRTRSLRERIIQLLGPLLNGGREPDLEEVAMRLKLPTWTLRRKLAEEGTQFRAILNDTRRDLAMTYIRDTELAFGEIAYLLGFASAEAFQRAFKRWNGQTPGEFRRSHRQFG
- a CDS encoding carbon-nitrogen hydrolase family protein; the protein is MRKFLYLCLFSALIAALGSYALWTRERPGAHYLSDLRIQLAVDQGTPGDHGNLLAIQAELFPTDYQSTERLHRKLAAYLQQARDQGLVNAKTVVVLPEHIGTWLMVGGEKNELYQARTQREAMNWLAVSNPLPFLKALLGAKGQSRLDDAYLRMKAKKMAKDYQLLFGGLAREFQVTLVAGSIILPDPSVNQGQLQIGSGALYNSSLVFGSDGLPIGQPQRQIFPERATGGFVRGDTRQGLQVIDTPAGRLGVLIGSDSWYPDNYRQLDRQGVQLVVAPAFIKGRDSWKQPLRRERDMPPAANLQPEAQSLGEAWQRLTLTSRAPQSQASAGVNVFLRGQFWDQGSSGQSFVCSNGQTFVDQGNHGARLLNLWL
- a CDS encoding dienelactone hydrolase family protein is translated as MRLQRSLLLAISALLVACTSLPSPDQRREQITTLADTHHWRALELQAGAFRLQAYEPHNYAPSQMLTLYIEGDGLAWLNTRQPSPDPTPLDPMALRLAMAQPTGNAAYLGRPCQYLGTTAPCHARYWTDARFSEEVVTSLDQALDQLKARAGAQRLIIVGYSGGGALALLLAARRSDVERIVTVAGNLDPAAWTRYHRVAPLGASLNPAALYPALAHVPQLHLVGEADSVMPAQLAKAFIADHPIASNTRLRVISGYDHHCCWAQDWARLWREQVAPLAEP
- a CDS encoding autotransporter outer membrane beta-barrel domain-containing protein, which codes for MKRAFRIICSHARLASLATDEPTATCGTRGRSRLLLAAAGSGCLALASPGMVQAQERCNTIEVEIADDGSGNDSCTLHSSGQGSLEVNATLMKIYGDAITAPKGFVRITNNGTVIGTSIGNGVNLSGNYNGRALLNQQDSTIQGGNNGVAVANGFRLGSLINAGSISGYNVNGAGVSVNNASIGVLHNQASGSIYNAAAGNAIQLLNNASINGDLINDGSITSNGGAAAIRGASSTIDGDLLNNGQISNQGSDEHAAVELNGFTIGGNFSNSSLGVIDGSAGAIQLTGSSIAGTLWNQGLLNGRGTTASVLLEQSNLAGLVNSGILQGKLTGLQLQASTLNSIANESTATLKGGDIGLNIGSHSTVDRLSNSGLIQGGKYAVYVASDSGASLANIDISGNDTAAFQGDVRASTSDVSVKSGAVFSSSNAFQVRSFNVEQGALFNLRNSPSTSAMANGLSLSNGLHNSGTLALASDVTGTVHGDYSQSASGTLKIGVANDSSYAQLRVDGVASLPSNARIDVDVTDPGYRFNSKSLQGILSAGTLVSDGTFAVTDNSLLFNFGAIKNGNAVDLTLAAAGGSDGSPGGLVEQSVRNLGNSPALGAARVLDQAFSANPTGELARHFVGLSSERDVSNAVSQTLPTAAGNARNATSSTLAGINRVIQARQESNSGLSSGDAVQAENNLWIKTFGSWAEQDARGGVSGYDANTQGLAIGADAATSEYARLGLAFAYARTDLSNDSRIAPQNVKIDTYQLIGYGSYALAPETELNYQLDGGQNRSRSTRHMPFADATAKGNHDGYNLHAGVGIGHNLRLSEQLTFVPSARADYTWIGSDAYQEKGAAALNLKVDRNTSEELLLSLDGKLNYALSQTTVASVNLGAGYDVLDDGGAITSAYAGAPGATFHTRGLDLEPWLARGGLGLTHTLDNGSELGLRYDAELRSGFTHQGASIKARWAF